Within Diospyros lotus cultivar Yz01 chromosome 15, ASM1463336v1, whole genome shotgun sequence, the genomic segment TAAACACATGGAAGTGAAAGAATCAAAAGCAAGAGAAGCAGCTGAGCTTCACCACATAAAGCTTCGAGCTGCTCTCTGTAAAACCTCACACACTCTCACTGTAACCaaattaagaagaaagaaaagtaaTTGATTTGACGGCCGGGAGATTCCGGGGGCCTATCTGCAGCCATCCCACTGGTCAATCTCCGCCGCAACAATCTAAAAAACTAGAATCTACAACCGCCGCTGGCGGCCGCTAGGCCTGGTTGGCCAAGTCGTTGGCGCTGATGAATGTGCCATGGAAGCCGTAGGGCACCCTGGAAGGAAGCTTGATGGATGCTTCCAGCTTCAGGGTCATGGCGTTCACGATTCGCAGCTCTGATTTATCGGTTTTCTCGTTGTGGACGAAGGCCAGAATGTGGCCCTCGTCCTCATCTTCGCAATCGGCGTCTCTGGGCAGGAACAGAGGCTCGCCGCCGTAGTTGCCGTCGCTGTACATGTACTTCTTGACCTGGAAGGAAAACGGAGAGGGATTAGAACTAGATAATCTAAAAGATTGAtagattttgaattaaattagcTAAAGAAATCGAGTAATCTAAGAGAGTAACAGCTTTACCTCGCCGGAGAAGAGGTCGACCTTGGCGAAACCCGAGACTTTGGGCCAGGGTTCGGCGATGGCGAGGTAGGCGAACCGGGTCTTGCGACCGAGCTTGTTCCGGTTCACCATTCCGGCCTCGAGGTTGACATGATCGGCCTCGGCCATAATGGGCCGGCGGGTCGATTTGCCGGTCCTCAAGTTGAGCCGGATTTCGGAGAGAACGCTCTTGAGGCCCTCGTCGCATTCGTTGAAAATGGAGTCTGGCGGCGTCATGCACGACCCGATCACCACCACCTCGTCTGTCTCCGGCTCCTCCCAGGCGTTCCAGAGGTGGAAGCAGAAGCAATCCGGAGCTTCGACCCATTTGATCTTTGACCCGTCCGTTTCGTACTTATCCAGGACCCCGAATCTCGAGACCTTTTTCCGGTCATACACCACCGGGGAGCCGCCGCGGATCATCTCAGGCAACTTGAACACCACCTGCTGGTCGGGCACCACCACGAACCTCTCGGTAATGGCGAAATCGTGCATCATGGTTGGCTCCGAGACCGGAATTTCCACCTCCGGTGACTTCTCGCCAGACGGCGAGAACCTGAAATACTTAAGGTAGGGTTTCTGGATGACGTCGTAGCTGAGGGAGAAGAGCTCGCCGGAAACTGGATCAAGCTTCGGATGAGCAATCATGGTAGTTTTG encodes:
- the LOC127791483 gene encoding 9-cis-epoxycarotenoid dioxygenase NCED1, chloroplastic-like encodes the protein MASAATATTSSTWLKRKLPASCRELGSFPSSSSTSIPLVNRNPNWEKTSISCSLQTPSILHFPKHSHPKYQTPLPKENSSSSSSTNSFSQQWNLIQRAAAMALDRAETALVARERQHPLPKTADPMVQIAGNFAPVPEQPVRWNLPVEGKIPESIQGVYVRNGANPLFQPVAGHHFFDGDGMVHAVKFSNGAASYACRFTETNRLVQERALGRPVFPKAIGELHGHSGIARLLLFYARGLFGLLDHSRGIGVANAGLAFFNNRLLAMSEDDLPYHVRVTPSGDLSTVGRYNFDNQLKTTMIAHPKLDPVSGELFSLSYDVIQKPYLKYFRFSPSGEKSPEVEIPVSEPTMMHDFAITERFVVVPDQQVVFKLPEMIRGGSPVVYDRKKVSRFGVLDKYETDGSKIKWVEAPDCFCFHLWNAWEEPETDEVVVIGSCMTPPDSIFNECDEGLKSVLSEIRLNLRTGKSTRRPIMAEADHVNLEAGMVNRNKLGRKTRFAYLAIAEPWPKVSGFAKVDLFSGEVKKYMYSDGNYGGEPLFLPRDADCEDEDEGHILAFVHNEKTDKSELRIVNAMTLKLEASIKLPSRVPYGFHGTFISANDLANQA